The DNA window CCATGTCTGCAGTGTGAATCCCTGTTGCCTGACATACACTGTAAGATGAGTAGGGAATTCTCCCCATGTTGAGTCTCTGGTTTTGcttatacttactgggagatcaacttggtcagggctgatcttctggggtttgtttTCGCATACCaggtggggacatgcaaaattgaactgtcagggctcaacagtcaataCTGGAACTCCTCAGAAGAGAGacgagtttctcccattgacctctctctctgtgaagacggccaggtaagtcaatcctagatatgtcgattccagctacacaattgtcgtagctggaatttCATATATAGGATTGACTgtcaggtctagtgcagaccagTCCTCTCTCCCTATGATGTACTTACATGGCTATCGATACATAAAGTGTTGTTTTTTTAGTGTAATTCAAGATGCACACTTTTACATTAAAGCATGTAAATAAATGGCATGATAGGTTTTGTTCTCAGCTACTCAGTCCCCCTTGTAAAACCAGGAAAAATCTACTCTGAACTCAGtatagtgttttgtttttcttatttggTAGCTTTGCTGCATGCAGATGTTTAAGCAGAGAATGTGTTTTAGCTTGTGAAACCCTGCGGTTTGCAAATAGGAGTCTGGTGATGCTATAAATGTGTACTTACGCATGCACTTGTGGGCCAAATTCTTGCCTGGCTTAACTCCATTACATCCTGGACTTATGCCAGGGATGATTATCATCCCTTGAAtggatggggaggcaggaggccAAATGTAAGTAGATTTTAAAGTGCGTGATCCAAAGGCCCGCATGTATTTTTGTTGGCTTTgttgggctttgaatcaggcctgcCAGCAGAGAATGGCATTTGGACTTGAGCTGGGCTGGCAATGAGGATTTTGGGGTATATTGCCAACTCTGGTGCCAGTACAGGCTGACTATGTGAAAGGtgctggacaagtcacttcacccTACTCCAGTTTCTGTCAGTAAAATCAAGATAATAATACTGCCCTGCCTTGCAGGGACATGAGGAGGCTTAATGAATGATTACAGTGTGTTGTGACCtcattgtggggaaaaaagtataCATAAACACAGTGTGTCTTCTTTTTATTGACTGCAATTACCACTCAGTCCCATTGTGAAATGTGAATTAAAAGTGTGTACATAAGTGGCAGGATAAGTTTTTGTCCTTAGTCATTATGACAAAGTGTTTATATGTTTTTTTTCTGACTGGCTGGCTAAGTAGTGCTTTTGACTCCTTTGAGACTTTCAAGAGGGGTCAACAGCCTCACCAGGCCCATGGGCCTGGCAGGGAAAGAGGGCCTGATGTCACCCTTGGAAGGCATGGGGTTGGggcgggcagccagccctcagcactgcccctgcCGCTTGCAGTCTCTTCGGTGCTGCCCAGTGCACACTGTGTGACATTCcagtagtgatttaaagggtccagggttCCAGCCACTGCAGAACTCCAGAACCTTTTGTAGTACCAGGTTCCAGGGCAGTAACCCTCCTTGCCCCCCAATCCCTCCTTGTCAGCAGCCAGGTGAACTTGTAAATGTCTGATTCTCGCATTAAATCTGCTGCAAAGTATGAGTCTCGTATGTGAGTGGTACATGCGAGAAggagagcagcctctctttcccttGCACCACTGGTGATGAGAGTGAGGACCCTACCTCTTCTTCCTAAGGAGAGCTCAGCATCTGCTTATCAAGCACGCATGGAGTTAGTGCCACTCAGAGCGCTTGTTAACATACCAGGTGGGTTCACGGAACTGAGTTAGTCCTCGGATCCAAATCTACCCTTTGAGTGGCCGATGCTACCTGTGACATACCTCTTTCAGAGGAAGCTGCTACTAAAAATAATGGGGCTGATTTTAATGATGCAAATCGGGAGTAATTCCAGTGAAGTGAATGGAGTTACAATGGTGTAAGTGAGAGGACAGCAGGTGCAAAATGGCTTAACTAATCTGTGTTACCAATAGTACTTTGGACTATTAAAACCGAGAACAGATCCTCAGCGGATGAAAACTGGCCTCACTCTATCGAAAGGAAACAGAGCCAGACTGATTTATACCAGAGATATAAAGTTGGAGATACAACTTTgacatgaaaaataaaagtttatgctcttccagctgctgcaggtagACTGAGGCATGTCCCGTTTCTTGATAATGTTGAGTTATGAAATGCTAATAGTTTTTGTTTGGTTTATAGTCCCAACACTGTAGGGATATGTTTAAATGGCGGTCTCTAAAACCAGTGACGGGGTGTGGAACCTGCCATCATTAAATGGCTGATTCTGGTGTAGTTCAGTTGTGGCTGAAATATATTACCCTCTAATGGCTTGTTCCATTTTGTTCCATAAGAGTTGTATAACTtggagcagaatttggcttgGGATTTGGATGTACATTTCCAAGTGTGGAATTTCACTACAACTCTAGATATGTAGAAGACGACAGAAGATCAGAGATGACAAATACAGAGAAATAATATTATTTCTCTGTATGTTGACTAATTTGGACCTGCTTCTCCACTCTGCTATACCAATTTTACACTAGTGTAAGTTCACTGatttctgtatgtgtgtgtttttctacAATCCGTAATGTTtgtatttgaaaaacaaatgagTAATTGGAAAAACTCCACTGATTTCTCCCCTAGAAATCTAACCCCATTGAGAACTGTCTCCATTGTGTCCCAGGAACTAGGGTTTTTCAGCCTGGATTTTAAATAGATCCAGATCCCCATCCTGCTCTTCTTGAAGTCAGTGGCCAGTCCTGCTCTCACTCGCAGTTTGGACCCAAGgcttgtaaagcattttgagcaTGAGTGGTTGTATGTTATCGGTCAGAAAGGAAAGCTGAATATTGGAAAGGAAATGTCAGGGGTGCTTTGGTGGACATAATGGAATGAGCTAGGACACCAAGGTTAGCATCCCTACTCTTGCAGAAAGCACAATGGGATCTTGAAATGGTTATAACCTTGGTTTTCCTTTTCACCCAGAAGTGGTTGCCTCCAGCAACACAGCACTTCCTAACTCCATGCTGCGCCACTTCGCTCTTCTTTGAGAGTCTCCCATTCAGGCCAGTGCTGCTTAGCATGCATGAGCTGGAGCTCGTGTGGCTGAGCATTGTTAGACTGTATTGGAAAACTGTTGCCTAAACTGCTGTTAGCTTTGTGCTTTGCACAAGAGTTCGGAAGCCAGTTAcatttgtctttctttctttgccctGCCCAGTGGCTTGTCCGCTGGCTCTTGGTTTAACAAGGGGCATGCTGTGCATGAAACCTGGATAGCTTTTATCCATCACTCTCCAAGAACTCAGCCACCAGTGTGTCTGTCAACTCATCCATGTATGTAATGTTGGTTAAtcacttttgctgacaaattgGCAGGATGCTAATCTTGgactatttttgttttctttatggtCATAAATGCTCTATTATGGAGAGGGTGCCTCACACACTGGATTACTGTCTGTTGAGTCTGTGTTAGTATCTTATGTTAGGAAATGCCTCTTTCCCTTCCACCCTATCTCTTTCTTTATACTTTTCCCCAGCTGGCAAAAGTCAAGGAGATAATCTTCAGAAGAATATAGATTGTGTTTTGCATGTGCCTATAATACTTGGGTGGGTAGGTCTCGAGCAAAATAATGGAGCAGCATAATCCCATTAAGAAAATTCATTAGAAGTTAatggtacattttttttttttaaattctgtgcaTATTTGGAACCTACTCCTAAATTTGAATCCCACACTGCATGAAATACCCCATCTGTGAGAGTTCATTCGGAAAGCCTTTACATGTTACTCAATCAAAACTCCCATTAAACCAGCCACTAACCACCACTTCAGCTACTACTACCCTTCATTTACATATGATCAGTGccctttttttggtttttaaaatgaagaagtggtgccagtactcagccggctccccacctcccttctcccagccaatcccatggctagggctgctgagatgccggtactcagtaccggcaagtattCACACAAAAGAAAAAGCCCTGCATATGATGATGATGTCTGGGCGCATGCACACAGAATGCAGTTGTGGAAGGAATAATTTCTCCCTCTGACAGGCTAACTGTGTAAACCATAAAAGATGCCCTGTCAGATGAACTCAGAAAACATATCACAAATTTCTTGGGGACCAGTATGCCAAGTACTGTATTGTGGAGAAGTCCCATTGAATTTTCAAGAAACTGACAATcttttcatagatttttttttaactacccCATAGAATCTAATAGAAAATTAAGACTGTGATACAGAATTACATAGAATGGTTCAAAAGACCAACATAAAGCATGCCTTTCTCCTTTCATTCTACCGATTTTAAGAGTTATTTTTATACAGTTGTATATGTTTCACCCCATTAGACCATGCAAGGTTTGTAAAATGAATGCATGTGAATACTGGTGGCAAGATGGCCTCAAGTACAAGAAGCCCACTGTGTTTCCAGCCCCAGAGTACGCGAATCTTCTCATGGACTAATCAAAAACACAGAGTTTGGCAAATGCTGCAAAGAACATTTGCAATCAATGGACACAGAAGGGAGAAGGTGGGCTTATAATTAGGATTTGTATAGATGCAGTAAATGTTGGTTATGAACAATTGGACACCACGTTCTAAACTGAAATACAAGATTACTCTTGATTAAATTTATAAGGAGAGGAGACACAATCACTGTAAAATTAAGCACAACTAAAATGAATGTTCCCAAATTATGGGTGCAGTGTAATCTAGGAATGTATGacacattttctctcttttgctAGTGATTTTGAGTGCCTCTAGGTTTGGGTGCCAAATTAAAGGCATTTTAAAGTGGCCAGGTGTTCAGCATATACTGTAAATTAGGCTTCTCAAGGGTTTCTCACAGTGGGCACTAAAAAATGGAGGAACTCAAAATAACTGGTCCCTTCTTAAAATTTTGGCTGGTATCTTTTGAGAATTGGCTTTTCTgctccccaaaaatatttttcctgtggTTTGAGCATGAGGATAAAACTGTACCAAACTGATGAGGCCAGAATTGGGCTTCACACTAACATGTCTTTCTGTGTCTTTAGGAACATGAGGTCCTCAGGGcaagctttcaaaaggaagtgCTGGCGAACTGCATAGACATCAACGAGAATTTCTGTGACAAGAGCAGGACCTACAACAGGAAAGTTtgttggaatataaatatatataatctCTTCAGTGCCTGTTCACCAGTGGCTAGAGGGCAGAAAATTTCCAGACATGTCCATAGCCCTGAAGCAAGTTTTTAATAAGGACAAGACTTTCCGTCCCAAACGTAAATTTGAACCTGGGACCCAGAGGTTTGAGCTCCATAAACGAGCACAAGCCTCGCTGAACTCGGGAGTGGACCTGaaagcagctgtgcagctgcccagTGGAGAAGACCTAAATGACTGGGTAGCTGTTCACGTGGTTGACTTTTTCAACAGGATCAACCTGATCTATGGAACTATCTGTGAATTTTGCACCGAGAGGACCTGCCCAGTGATGTCTGGGGGCCCTAAGTATGAGTACCGGTGGCAGGATGACCTCAAGTACAAGAAGCCCACTGCTTTGCCAGCACCCCAGTATATGAATCTCCTCATGGACTGGATAGAGGTGCAGATCAACAATGAGGACATATTCCCTACCTGCGTGGGTAAGTCTAAGCAAAGCCTGGAGCCACACGTGGATTTTACTCTGTATGCCTGGAATGTGCACATTCTTTTCCTAATATTAGGGGCCTTGAACTCTGGAGCGCTGCTGGGGACATGTCAGCCAGTGCGCAGGAGTAGCACATCAGAAGATAAAATGTGAGTTTGTTTGTAAAAAAGTTCAGAATCTTTTCAGCCCAGTCGCTCTTCCCTAGCAAGACAGAGGTGGCAAAAGCAACTGCAAAAATACTTTAGTAGCCAGTCTGAGGCCAGTCAGGCCTGAACATTCACTGCTTTGCACCTTGTGTAGCCATTCACACCTGCACTGTTGCTGTTGTTACAGTAATTTTAAAGCACAGTGTTGCAGGCTGTCTTTATGCTGCAATTACCTTTATGACTATGAAAAGGAGAAGTAAAAAAGGCCTGAAAAAAGAAATTCTTCATCACAGAAGTCTGGGTGTCAATGGAGAGATTAATGTACAGTACTGCTATGCATCCCTGCATTGCACCATCTGCTGTGGATTCTTTTTAAAAGTATGCCTCCTTTGTACAGGAGTTGAGCTGTCATTGCTATTAACAAATGAGTTTAACTTAAGGGAATCCAGGGAGGGATTTGTAATGGCAATCTATAGAAATGGCGCACATTTCCTAAACTAATCCTGTTTCATAATGCCTTCATTAATCTTACCTGCATCATGCAGGCAACTTAGGTAGGATTTCTAGAACTGCAATTCAACAGGTTTTTTTTGCTGAAGAGCTACTTGAATGGactgaaaaaaatctcaggaGGGCCCGTTCTGCTGGATTTCATTTTGGTTTGggggattttgttttcttttccttttgtggtTAAAAAACTGTAACTAGGAACTTGGTGTGTTAAAATGAGATTGTTACCAATTTATAACACAGCCATCTCGATGTATGTATACTGTCTCTCATTCCTGAGCCCACTCTCAGGGTCACAGTCTTTGTTTTCTGAAATTTCTGGTAATTTTCCTTCGATGCTTTCTCCAGTCAAGCTGAGCCATTTATTTGCTGGTCTTAAAGTCTCGCCTCTCCTTCTGCTCGTATCTATGCTGCTAACACACATGAATGGCTGAAGGATGAGAGCAGAATCTTGCATGGGGATAGAGGTGCTAATATCAGAGTGGTGAGGGGCTACCCAAACCACTTGCTGAAGATAGGGGGCACTTCCCACTGACAATGTAAAGCTTTTTACAGGGTCTCTTGTGGTGATAGCCTATTGCGGTGAAGAGtgattttcttaattttttcccACTGTTttcgtttttttttgtttgattttttttttaaagtgagattATACATGTCCAAAGCTAACAGTTTTAGAGTCTGAAATTCTCAAGATAGCCATAAATGTCTAGCTCCCTGCATTGCCTTTAATCATATGCCTCAGCCTTTGTTGATAGGATTTATATCTGTAGTGTGAAGATAGTTTGGTCTCCATGCCCACTTGTGGCTGCTGTGTTGGGACCATCAATGCTGGTTTTGACAgaagaggtttttttaaaaatttaattttaattgatTTTCTTGAAGAACAAGAAGACTAGTACGGAAAGCTAAATGGTTTACAGCTTGTATTATGTTTCCAGATGTATTGTCAGCAGAATTATAGAATTATGCAGTTTTACAGCTTGTTGAAGCTGCAAGGCCAAGGCAATGTAAACATGTTGGGGTGGGAATGGCGGCAATAAAATAGGAGACAacgagagggagggagggtggcaaAGTGAGGGGAGGGCAGATGAGAAGAGGTTAGGTGGAATGGCTGATTTGAGGCATCTCAACTTTTTATATACAAATGTATCTAGGAATAGGATTCAAGTTTCATAGAATTCATGTCATTGCTTTCTGTGGCAATAAGCTCCTTTTCCTTTGACTGATGTCAGACAGGTAGGTCTGTATACTGTTTCTCTGTTCTGGACATACGTCTGTTCTTCCCTTTTTGTAAACTCACGTGATTCCTCATTGTGGCCCCCCAAGAACAAAAGTCATTGTGGTGGAATTAAACCCAGTTTACCAAGTAATAACCTAAGAAATAAATTTTggctgagatccagcagctgaacCCTAGCACTGTTGATGTACACTCTTCTACTATGAGTAGAAGCTAACTCATTGTGTATCATAGGACATCAAACAAGCAACAGAAGGCACCAACTTTCTGATCCTGTCTACTAAGGCTGGATTCAGATTGATGACTTACCAACCAAAGGTTTCAGAGTTTCTCATATACAGTAACTCTTGGACCAtccagttttcttttttcccctcaatctCTGTATGTTCTTTGTTCAGCAGGTAAAAGATATGGCTAACTTCTTTATATTCTAGGACCAGGAAAGAGTAGATTGTAGGAACAAAAGCTGTATTTGATGAATTGCACTTTTTACCCATGAGAGTGATTGATTACAATGTGGTGTGTGTAGACGGTGCTGAGAGGGTAAATATGTGATCAGCAGTTAGAAATGTTTGTTGTGTGTTCCAGCTCCTGcacaaaatcaaataaaattaGTCAATGGTATTCTGCCCTTGTGCTTTGTAGAGCCTTATATTGGgcataatattttacattttggtGGGGAAATATCTCTTTATAGAATCACTGGAAAAATAATATTCAGATTCTTaagtttttaaggccagaagggacagtTACTATTTTGTCTGACCTCCTTCATTACAGAGGCCACAGAAATCTTCCAAATGACCTTTCGTCAAGAATGTAACTTGAAATGAGAATTCCAGATGAAAAACGGTATGTTCAGGTAGAACGAACAAGGGCTATGAGCCAAGAAATTCTCATTGTACTCCCAGACCTAATAAGCTATTTAAGTAGTGGTTTATATTCATATTGGGTATAAATTAATCAGAGACTGGATGAGTACTAGCAGTGTACCAATTTGGCAttcagtggaagtgccaagttacTTTTGCTCTGTGGCCTTGTCTAACGTAGGGTTTAGTTTAGCCAAGGTGGAgggtgccagggcagggaggtccaacctggaGTAGCCAGTTTCTGTAGTGTACTAAGGATAATAAGTGTGTTTTACTTATTTACTGAAGTGATCTTCTTTGCTCAGTTGGTTATCACTTACGACCACTTAAAATCTACCTTTTTTTAGTTAATAAACTTTTCGTCTTTATAACTTTATATATTTGGGTCTGGACTAGAAAGTctacagctctgaagaagtgggtctgtcccatgaaagctcatcacctaataaattattttgttagtctttaaagaagTTTTGTGTCTTTATAACTCAGTTCATGCAATTTCTTATGCAGGAGGAGGAGTGAGAAGTTGTGTATACTTTCCTTCACATTGAGGAAGGAGGACAACTTCATTTAATCTTGGGTTTGTACTACAAAAGAGGGGGGTCAGAACATATGGGTGTTGGAGTAAATCCATCAGGCTGAGTCCTTCCAGAGCTGACCTCAGTGTCTGTACCTCAGCTGAGCGTGGCCTTGCCTGTGGGTTTTGCTAGAGGGAGGCTGGGAAGCCCATCTTAACAAGACCAGATCAAAATGGGGCCCAGACTGATAGAATCAACTAATTGAGTGGTATCTCAGCACCTCGGGTTTGGCATTCTGTGTCCCGACCTGCCACAGTAAGTTAAAGCAAGCTCCCTCTGCTTTAGCTCCTCCTTTGCTTATGCAAAGGTGGATTTGGTTTAAAGAGGTTTATATTTCATAGTACCTTTTCTTCTCGCACTTTGgtcttttcccctccccagcccctgcgctcacTCATACCACACATATCTTTTTGGGCCCTTGCAACAGCACATTTGTTGTCATGGAAGTGGCGGTAGGATAATGTTAAAAAGATTAATGTCCCAAATGATCTCTTAGTTTTGTGGGGAAAATCCTATAGAATTCACATAACTTTTTCGCTTTGCAGAGATCCGACACCATTTGTTAGAGGATTGTTGCCCAACTATAGCAtgctaaaaaagagaaaaacaacagTAAGGACTTAATTCTGTATTACATTTTGACAGGTTTTAAGAAAACTTCCTCGGGAATTCCAGTTCTCTTCTTGTTTAGGATGGCAAGAGTGGGTCTTAGCAGCATTCAAATAACCAGGTCCAAATATGTGAGCCTGCAAGTTGCTTCAGAAGTTGCTTGACGTAAATCTGACATCACTGTCAAACAGTCAAACCAAACACTAATTTATGGCGTGGTCCATTGTTCCTGTCATGTTGTCAGTCACTTTGGGTGCTCTCTTATATTCCAGAGGTGTATGAGATAAGATTCTCCTGTGCAATGTTTTGGAATGGTTCGGTATGGACCATtgtttccaaggcaggctgaagccTGGAAGGTCTTTTGTTGGTCTGGCAATCAGGTGCTTGTTTGGGACATTACCATTATCCCAGGAGTCTTTCCAGTGTTGAGTGAGAGCTTTAAGAGATTTAGTCAGGTTAACTTTTATTGAGACCTTATTAGTTTAGTGCCTACTGAATTACATGGGAACTTCCCCTAAGGAAGAATTATTCTCTTTCAATAGAATTTACTAGTTTAACAATGTATACTCTGTGGGTTGCATTTGGCTATCAAGGATAAACTAAAAACAAAGGCATAAAATGTATTGTACCCTCTGGTCTCCCTTCCTGACTTGTCTCTGACCCTATCCTGATCTGGGTTATTAATTAAAGGCCTGAGGGAATGAGTATGCCCTGATTCTCACCAGACTGGACTCCCGAGGGCTACTAGACAGAAGCCAGTTCTGTAAGGCAGCAGAGCATTCTGCCTGATCCAGGAAAGCGCAGGTTACTTGTTCTGTTTGGGAAGTGAGAGAGGTTGAAAGAGGGAGATGTCTAATTCCTTCTGCACTCCTTCCACCCTGCATGAGTGAAGAAATCAACAGGGCATGAACAGCTGTGTGGTCATTGTTTCTCTAGTCATcaagtgtatgtatgtgtgtgtggtttcTGCTTTCTAGAAAGGTTTTGATGCCCTGCCAACCTATGCTGCTTAtcagtctccccctcccccagcctgtttTTTGTTCCTGTTGTTTAGGAGCTGACAGATGAATCTGTATAAGCTAGGCCAGAAGATGAACCAACTCACAAACTTAAAagctaataataaaaataaagacagctaccacctcctcctgcagggcTATTGTGCTCCTGTCTCCTCTGGATAACAAACAATGCAGTTTACAGAATAATTAGAAGCCTCGTCTTTTCACCACTCCAGTGCCTGGTTTGTGTAGCTCCTGATGTCTGGGAGCAGTCTGGGCCTTTATTTTTAAGTGTTACATAACGTGTTAACTACCTGAGACTCTTGTGCCTATGAAGGAGGTAAGGGCTGAGGCATAGAAGTAGTTTAGACAAGCTCCACTCTTAATTACTTTGGAGTGATAATGATCACCACAGCTCCCTCCTATCTCCATCTGTCATGCCATTTTAATCAGGAGCAATTGCACTACTCTTTTAGTCAAAAGCCTAAAGCCAGGGCTCAAAATTAGCCAGTATCTAATATGGAAAGCGAGTAATTCAGAACAAATTGAATGTTCGTTAGGGGTTGGTCCTGCAGGTGCAAGCGTGTAGCTGGTGTGCAGCTGCAAGTCGTAGCCAGAAACAGGACGCTTTTGGCCAACTGCTATTCTCATTTACGTCATCACTTGGTTGCTGAGTGTAAAGCCTTCCTTTGGAGGAGTCTTCAgtactttaaagtgcttttatgatcatcatcatcagagGAGGAGTTTGTTGCAAATTACATCGGGGAGTCCTAGATTATTTTCTCTGTGGCATTTGTAACAGCTTTGCCCCATTTCTAAACTAAAAGGCATTTTTTCGAGCTGTCAGGCCTGTACGGTGAGTAAATCAGATCATTAACAATCTAGCCGCAGCAGTGCCTGCTGCAGTCCCGCGATGAGCTGATTCGGGGTCCGGGCAATGGTTTGGCAGATTCCTGTTTGTTAGAGTcaagtggaaggaaggaaggaagcatgCCTCTGTGCAGCATGAATTCTTTCCTATGCTGTGGACCAGCcaatgccccacccctccacccacctctGCTTCTGTGGAGCAGATTGGAAAACTACCAACTTGCCCAAAAATTAGGAATCAAAACAGCTCACAATCCTCTCACCGTCCCCCCACCATAAACGCGTAAACCTCAGATAAGCACACTTCTTGGTAGAGTGTCTGAGGCCTAATGATCTTGCTGTTGAGATCCTTTTCTAAGTGCAAACTCCTGCCTTGAAATATTTGACAccttaaccttggcctgaatacagatcttaactatcttatgtATTATAAGGtgaatttccccacctttgatattctcaggaagGAGACACAAtctgcttaatttgcttcattaactagtgacaagtaacccttttcccccctccccccaatctataaatcctggattctgtgTTTCCACgccatttttcatctgaggacATGGgtgttgcccacaaaagctcttgaTCTTTTTAaacattagtctctaaggtgcctcaggactgcttgttatttgtaaaaggGCTTTGTGGGCCACCAAAGTCCTCTTCCCCAGTGAATGCTGCTGGCTTGTTGCCTAGTGTGTAGCTTAATGGCGCACAAAGTCTGCTTCCAGTTCAAACATGTACATTATATCTTATCTCAGTCCCCTGTTGACAggggtctggagaggggctggaagagggaagggaaagaCAACTGTTTGTTCTCTGACATTATTTCACAAGGAAGTCCTTCATTCACTTGGCATGAAGGTGGAATTTTTTGTCACCCGGAGAGTGTATATTACAGCATTGGTTCTGGCACTGTCTAGTTCTGTTCATTACCATGGTATCTGAGCAGCTCACACATTTATGGAAATGAACATAAGATGATTTCAGTGTGCTTTAGGGGTTTTTTGTTAATGGGGGGGCTTAATGAGGGAAAGCTCCCAGCTCGGGCAAATAAGTGGGTTTGATATTTCATTCCAAAGGGGCTGAGGCTTGTACTCAACCTGATCTCTCTCCGTGGCTAGTCACAAGAAGAGCTTTGTCTCCTGCCTGCATTGGTTTCGCTCTTGGGTTTCCAAGTTCAAGTGTTCCGGTGGGAAATAGCTACAGTGGCAGGTCCTGATTACAGAGGGTCAGATGTCTTCTCTGTAATAAGAGCTAGTTGCAATGATGGTTTTCAGTCA is part of the Carettochelys insculpta isolate YL-2023 chromosome 5, ASM3395843v1, whole genome shotgun sequence genome and encodes:
- the MOB3B gene encoding MOB kinase activator 3B; translation: MSIALKQVFNKDKTFRPKRKFEPGTQRFELHKRAQASLNSGVDLKAAVQLPSGEDLNDWVAVHVVDFFNRINLIYGTICEFCTERTCPVMSGGPKYEYRWQDDLKYKKPTALPAPQYMNLLMDWIEVQINNEDIFPTCVGVPFPKNFLQICKKILCRLFRVFVHVYIHHFDRIIIMGAEAHVNTCYKHFYYFVTELNLIDRKELEPLKEMTTRMCH